A genomic region of Phenylobacterium parvum contains the following coding sequences:
- a CDS encoding TrbI/VirB10 family protein has product MFARQSKPSSAPASEVLAQAGEAMPRVRAPDSPVVFWGGMGGALLAGLLVFNGMNASRGARAQVPPSPAPAPAAPMPAGETPATAVAAPPPAASESPPGAPLPAANNEDAYLRAPTLVVDLAPPDASAATAAAPGAAPGAAPPGELPGSAEERFAARTMGGTATGARAMQMQDLGRVVPQGTLIAAVLESAINSDLPGAVRGVVSRDVRSFDGKRVLIPRGSRLIGQYKSAASVGQTRAFVVWSRIISPTGVSIDIASPAVDRLGRGGVEGEVDNHFIERFGASILLTVLNAGVTAAANSGSSGGNTTLLLGWPGQLGQGVAATGRSDIPATLRVEQGAAIQVYVARDLDFSAVVP; this is encoded by the coding sequence ATGTTCGCAAGACAGTCCAAGCCGTCGTCAGCGCCGGCCAGCGAGGTCCTCGCCCAGGCCGGGGAGGCCATGCCCAGGGTCCGCGCGCCGGACTCCCCAGTCGTCTTCTGGGGCGGCATGGGCGGCGCCCTGTTGGCCGGCCTGCTGGTCTTCAATGGCATGAACGCCTCCCGCGGCGCCCGGGCCCAGGTTCCACCGTCGCCCGCTCCCGCGCCGGCGGCGCCCATGCCTGCAGGCGAGACGCCTGCGACGGCCGTCGCTGCGCCTCCACCCGCCGCCTCGGAGTCGCCTCCGGGAGCCCCGCTTCCCGCCGCCAATAACGAGGACGCCTATCTCCGCGCCCCGACCCTGGTCGTCGACCTCGCGCCGCCGGACGCCTCTGCCGCCACGGCCGCCGCCCCGGGCGCCGCGCCGGGCGCCGCACCCCCAGGCGAGCTTCCCGGGTCCGCCGAGGAACGGTTCGCCGCACGCACCATGGGCGGGACAGCAACCGGCGCGCGGGCGATGCAGATGCAGGACCTCGGCCGGGTGGTGCCCCAGGGAACGCTCATCGCCGCCGTCCTGGAATCCGCCATCAATTCCGACCTGCCCGGCGCCGTGCGCGGCGTCGTCAGCCGGGACGTCCGCAGCTTTGACGGCAAGCGGGTCCTGATCCCCCGCGGCTCGCGGCTGATCGGCCAGTACAAGTCGGCGGCCTCGGTGGGCCAGACCCGCGCCTTCGTGGTGTGGAGCCGGATCATCAGCCCTACGGGCGTGAGCATCGACATCGCCTCGCCCGCCGTCGACCGGCTGGGCCGGGGAGGGGTCGAGGGCGAGGTGGACAATCACTTCATCGAGCGCTTCGGGGCCTCCATCCTGCTGACCGTGCTCAACGCCGGCGTGACGGCGGCGGCCAACAGCGGCTCAAGCGGCGGCAACACCACCCTGCTTCTGGGCTGGCCGGGACAACTCGGACAGGGTGTCGCCGCGACGGGTCGGTCCGACATCCCCGCCACCCTGAGGGTGGAGCAGGGCGCCGCCATCCAGGTCTATGTCGCCCGCGACCTCGACTTCTCGGCCGTGGTCCCCTGA